The following coding sequences lie in one Miscanthus floridulus cultivar M001 chromosome 9, ASM1932011v1, whole genome shotgun sequence genomic window:
- the LOC136480852 gene encoding uncharacterized protein, with protein MVSLIVGTTRLTKVLIDGGSGLNILYASTLDRMGIPRSSLRPSKKGSLTFEVVDFPGVYHSLLARPCFAKFMAIPNYTYLKLKILVEGSFEQAYYCEQDYITQAATLFAPYGLTDSSHDIGKAPAKEGTKTVAAPDRPSVGEAPRTASGSGGSAGPSIQALGPIEGADLIEVSSDLSL; from the exons ATGGTCAGCCTGATCGTGGGCACCacacgcctcaccaaggtgctgatagaTGGGGGCAGTGGCCTCAATATACTCTATGCCAGCACCCTAGATAGGATGGGCATCCCGCGAAGCAGCCTCCGCCCCAGCAAG AAGGGGtcgctcacctttgaggtggtggacttccccgGCGTCTACCACTCTCTCCTCGCCCGACCGTgctttgccaagttcatggccatccctaactacacctacctgaagctgaagattcTCGTCGAGGGTAGCTTTGAGCAAGCCTACTACTGCGAGCAGGACTACATCACCCAAGCAGCCACACTGTTTGCCCCCTATGGTCTCACCGACTCCAGCCATGACATAGGAAAGGCCCCGGCAAAGGAAGGAACCAAGACGGTGGCGGCGCCCGACCGACCGAGCGTCGGCGAGGCCCCTAGGACCGCTAGTGGCAGCGGTGGTTCGGCTGGTCCCTCCATCCAGGCACTTG